Proteins from one Nicotiana tabacum cultivar K326 chromosome 23, ASM71507v2, whole genome shotgun sequence genomic window:
- the LOC107814821 gene encoding putative inactive purple acid phosphatase 16, whose product MSLPFHISIVFLISLILRLILTVHSDNTLHVQPGSSSFKIVLFADLHFGEDTWTDWGPRQDVNSIKVMSTVLDQEHPDFVVYLGDVITANNIPIKNASLYWDQAISPTRDRRIPWASVFGNHDDMYFEWPMEWFSSTGIPPLHCRVNVSCLPESEGDCSFKGTTRSELMMNELEMNKLSYSKFGPKDLWPSVSNYVLKLSYANNRESVIAYMYFLDSGGGSYPEVISNAQAEWFNCTSQEINPNSRVPEIIFWHIPSQAYKEVAPKFDAHGNCIGSLFMEEVAAQGAEMGMMELLEGRSSVKAVFVGHNHGLDWCCPYKKLWLCYARHSGYGGYGNWPRGARILEITKQPFSLKSWIRMEDGHVHSEVFLSS is encoded by the exons ATGTCTCTTCCATTTCATATATCCATCGTCTTCTTAATCTCTCTGATACTCCGATTAATCCTGACCGTCCATTCAGATAATACTCTACATGTACAGCCGGGTTCTTCATCGTTTAAGATTGTTCTTTTTGCTGACTTGCATTTTGGAGAAGACACGTGGACGGATTGGGGCCCACGTCAAGATGTGAACTCCATTAAAGTTATGTCTACTGTGCTCGATCAAGAACACCCAG ACTTTGTAGTTTATCTTGGCGATGTCATTACAGCCAACAATATACCAATAAAAAATGCAAGTTTGTATTGGGATCAAGCTATCTCTCCAACCAGAGATAGGAGAATTCCATGGGCTAGCGTGTTTGGAAATCATGACGATATGTACTTTGAGTGGCCAATGGAGTGGTTTTCATCCACTGGAATTCCTCCTCTTCATTGTCGAGTGAACGTTTCCTGCCTTCCTGAATCTGAAG GTGATTGCAGCTTCAAGGGCACAACGCGTTCCGAGCTGATGATGAATGAACTGGAGATGAACAAATTATCTTACTCGAAATTCGGTCCTAAAGATTTGTGGCCAAGTGTTTCCAACTATGTCCTTAAACTTTCATATGCAAATAACCGTGAATCAGTCATAGCATACATGTATTTTTTAGATTCTGGTGGTGGTTCATACCCTGAGGTTATATCAAATGCCCAAGCAGAATGGTTCAATTGCACATCTCAAGAGATCAATCCTAACTCAAG GGTGCCTGAGATAATATTTTGGCATATACCAAGCCAAGCTTATAAGGAGGTTGCTCCAAAGTTTGATGCACACGGGAATTGTATTGGCTCGCTGTTTATGGAGGAAGTCGCTGCTCAAGGAGCTGAAATGGGGATGATGGAGCTTCTTGAAGGAAGGTCTTCTGTGAAG GCTGTGTTTGTAGGTCATAACCATGGATTGGATTGGTGTTGCCCATACAAGAAGCTGTGGTTGTGCTACGCTCGCCACTCGGGTTATGGAGGGTATGGAAACTGGCCAAGAGGAGCTAGGATTTTGGAGATAACAAAGCAACCTTTTTCTTTAAAGTCATGGATTCGAATGGAAGATGGTCATGTGCACAGTGAAGTCTTCTTGAGTTCTTGA